In Carassius auratus strain Wakin chromosome 12, ASM336829v1, whole genome shotgun sequence, the sequence GTCCATATGCTTCCTTCAGATAAAAATTATATCTCCTGTTGTCCCTTCCCACCAAAATCCATCCACATATTTGTTTATAGCTGTTTtggcttgatctgtgcagatttctctcctgattcagaccagaccagTTTTTCACCAAAGGATGTTATTGTGGATTATGGACTGGAAGCAacattttgaagttaaaaacgtcttgatggatttgtttcttacaaacacgtagcttttgtcttctccagatgttcactgctggactggagtgctgtggattattgtgatgtttttatcagactctcattctgacggcacccattcactgcagagcatccattgatgagacactgatgcagtgctacatttctacaaacctgatgaagaaataaactacaTCTACATCTTGATTGACCTAAGGGCAAGTAAATTattagcatattttcattttgtggtaaaatattactttaaatggTGCATTTATTTGCTTTGTATTTTCTGGTTTAAGATGTGTGCTCAGCTATCAACGTCACAGTCACTCCATCTCCATTCACTGTGGTGGCTGAGGGGGAAAACATCACCTTGACCTGTCAGGTGACCCAGCGGCGGCGGTCAGCGAGTCTGCCTGTGGTGCGCTGGATGTTTCAGCCGGAGTCAGGAGGAGAGGAGATGCTGGTGGCGCGGGTGAACATGCAGAGAGCCAAGTTCTACGGAAACTACACCAAGAGCTTCAGCAAGCCCAAAATGAAACTGACAGTGGTGAAACAGGGCAAGATATTCAACCTCCTCATCATGAACATCAGCGAAAAGGACAGGGGTCTTTACAGCTGCAGGGTCCAAGAGTTCAAGATGCATCAGGAACGATGGAAAGCTTCCACCAACAGCTCGGCCTCCACGCATCTCCAAGGTTTGTTCATGCTGTTGTGAGCAGGGTGGGAAATTAACAGGGGACTGGAGCAGAAATGCtaccaaaagaaacaaaaataccaCTTAAACTCAAGgtaggctcattggaaaaaagTCCCTCTGAaaaagggtattcttaaggcaaaataatgaatgcataatgcattataaaaaaaaaacttataatatgttatataatttcattaatatttataagaacagtttttatatattataatatttacttctttgtggttatagcttttaagagtatgatgatttattacaCAATGAACAcgttacaatggattatatttctcatagttataatgtgtTATAAGTCAAATTTCTTGCCATTTTTCTAATGCTACTTTATTTAAAgcggtcaaagaccacttataagaagtaataataataataataataataataataataatcatatttttttctctctctctcaaacagccataagatcagatatcagatcagtcGAATGTGTAATATCatatttgctttgaactatttttattgtaatatcagttataatatatagtaatatattagtaataataatattataaaatatataatactatttttattgtaatgtagTTGTAATAactattttgatggtaccctttagacagatgttgataagtaactctgtAACTACATATCAACTGGTGGACATTGGAGTATTAgcatgtctgctactgtaaatatatgctaacgctttattttgatggtcaaccaacagataaactgactataagtgtctttgcaagtgttgcatggtgttcattgtgtgttatgaataatcatactcttaaacttataaccacataTACGTAAGTATTATGgcgtattataattgttgttatgattattcatgagttgatacagtaacatattatacttttttttttttttttataatgcattatgcattcatataAGGCCTTAAGAATACActtataatgtattacaaatacgggcttcatagaaagtgttaccaaaaaataaataaataaataaataaaaaccttaccTATAGTTAATATTCACTATAGTTTTTAGCTTAAATGAgcactagtggcagtaaaacatCAACCACTTTTATTCGTATTTACTTTGATTATGAATAAAAGCTTAGATTTGAGTGGTTCCCCCCACAGCACTATGTTTTATCCTCGTAATGCTTTTACCATGGTGCATGatttataaacatacattttgatgtttgcatcacaATCATTTCCAAATGTTTCaattttctgatgtagtaaacttgctggGTAGCGTACCCGGTAACAGCATTGCACTTGTGATGTGAAGCACTCGTATCAGTCCTGTCAAACACAGGTTacaataaaagagctcaaagacttataacatgacaaataacagGATTGCTTCATTCTgacttcatgtttgtttttgctaATATTATTGAATTGGTTTAGGGTTGgtttagtgttgttgttgttgtttaatgtatttaaatgtttaatataaaaaagaaggTTTGCCCATATGCTGTTGTGAGCAGACTCCAATTAATGGGATTTAATGACAATTAATGACAATTAACTATTGTCAGTGTTAAGTAACATGAGTAAGATCGATTGAGGCATAATACTTAGAACTGCTCATGTTTCAATGATTTATTTGAGTCATGTTATTGGATCATAACACTTTGTTTTGTGTGCTATTAACTGAATCAGTGTAAAATCTTGATTTGATAATTGCTAAAAATGCAATGATAAAATAGAGAAAAGCTCATATCTGATCCTCGTATTGAGTGACTGTTTGTTGAGAGTTTCTCTCATTTAGACTAAAATGTCTCAAAACATCTGACACTGTACTGCACTTAAAAGCAACAGATCTTGAGAAAATTCTTTGGTGTTGTATGTGTTCGATTTTCCATTCAAAACATGTGGAAATGTGatttaatatttatgcattataCATCTGTCTTTTGGCATGAAAAGTGAACAACAAAGTGAACACTGGCGTAAGAACAGCCAAACGCTATTGACACTGGCTACTGAGAGCAGTTTTCCTTTACTAACTTACTGTACAGACAGACGGACACGCAAGCAGCACAGACGATGGAGAGGCTGTCGCTCTCTGGATCCAGGACAAATTAACCCCATATGTATAAAGTGCTTTGCAGCAAAGCTGCAAGAATCAGAGGAAAAATGGGGTCAGGGACTTGGCTACTAAATCAGAGTTTCCCAAAAAAGGGCTGCCAGAGCTCACTGTGGGAGGGTGTCGCCTGGCCTACTTAAAGACATCCCCAAATCAAAATTGGATGTTTGTGGCTTTAAGTCCATGTGTGTTAACTTTGAGACCTACATGTGAGTGTACTGCCAAACAtctgcaaaatttacttttagcaaacatttaaaaattgcaGTTTCTCCCTTTAGGTAATACTGACCAAAACTACTTTTGGCCGACTCCTCCTGTAAACAAACGTTCTCCAAATCAACCAAAAACAAGCAATAGCAAGTAGCAATTCCAACataatatgtatgtgtaatattgtgCTCATTGGAAAAGGCTACCTATACATACACTCCACTGACATTTCCATTTATAATGAATACTAGTGATAGTAAAACATCAACAACTTTTATTAACTTTTCTCAACAAACTATAATTATGCTGCAGATTGTTAAAAACTCGTTTGGTTTCTTGGGCAATAATATGCtataataaaaatgctattagcatgatttgtaaacaagcacattttgatgtttgcataACATAACCATGTATGGCTTTACTGATGTACAGTAAACAAAATGATAAGTGCAACCCTtttttgtccccatttttcatgagctgaacttaaagatctaagacttttttctatgtacacaaaaggcctatttctctcaaatattgttcacaaatctgtctaaatctgtgttcgtgagcacttcttctttgctgagataatccatccacctcacaggtgtggtatATCAAGATGCTGTTTAGACAgcgtgattattgcacaggtgtgccttaggctggccacaataataGGACTCTCTAtgaggcaaaaacaaaagtgttgggtttataattttgtttagtgtAGTAAAGTTGCTTGGTAGAGCACCTGGTACAGTATAACACTTGTGATGTGAAGCTCTCCCTTATGAGTCTGGTGAAACACGAGTGACACGAATCATGATAAAAGATTCAAACGATCAAAGACTTGTCATTTTATCTTGCTTCCACATGATTGCCTAAGCAAGTTTGTTATCTCATGCTTGCTTTTGTTAGCACTATTGGTTAGGTTTACACTGAGTTTAGTGTAGCTgctacattattttcaaatgtaatgcaGCATTAACCTTTAAGCACCGGTCACAGGATGTTTCACACATAATGTTGGCAAATTCTGTTTCAGGTAAATCTGAACATGCTTTTAGCAGCACTCACTTGGCATTTCACTTTCAGAGTGTCATAGATTATGCAAGAAGCCACAGTTTCAATCATAAATAAACACATGGGAGACCAAGGTGATTGTCAAGCCATTTAATGCGGTCTTCAATTTTGGCAGTGTAGAAACATTTCAAAAAGTATTATTGCTGTAATTTGGTGATTGGAAGATATAATATTCATCAAGAACTGATCTGATtagacaaacaagaaaaaaagccaAGCAGATGGGTTGAAAAGTTAGAAAGATTCATGACTTCTGCTGAAAGGTTGTTTCAATTTAGTCGTtcgattttaataaaatattacaaaccaTTTATTTATGAGGCATAATTCTTTGCAGAAAATGATAAATACCAAGACTTGCATCAATAAAGTAAATATGATCAACTCTGATTACATGTTAACTTCAAAATGAGGATTGCTTGAAAAAGGGGAGGAACAGATATAATGATGAAGtgacatgcaaaacaaaaattGCATATCCACTAACTAATATATTCATAGAACCCTAGATCCTTGGCTAAGCTATTCCATACATAACACGAAAACTACTTAGTAGGGAATGATTATATACCCCTGTTGATGCttaaacatacataaacacatttaataacaattaaatgAGAATTTGTGTTCCAAGCAACCAATGAGATATCCAAGTAAAGTAGTCCCAAACCAAGCCATACCAAGCTCGAAACTTTGTTTTCTGAAGCATCATCACATTTTCCACGGACAGTGTTTGTAAGGAGAACCACTGAGTGTCTCTGCCATGTGAGGGAGGATGTGGTGCAGACTCAAATGCACAACAGAACAGAGAGAGCAGGGAATACTGACCGTGTTTGTGGGTAATACAATGCGGTAGGGACATGTTTTGTATGGCTCTTGTCTTGTCAGGATGTGATGCAAATCAATAAAGTCTACTGAAGGCTGtttctatgaagaaaaaaaaaatgatttgaccTAAAtggtttgtattatttatgcagttTTGTTGTGGCCATTTTTGTTTCCATTGCTCAAAGGCAAATAACTTGTCATATTGAATATAAGGCAGGCCAACCACCAAGGCTTAGTGAATGTCACAGTGTGATCATTCATATTGCCAAGACAGAGAAGAATGCTAATGACTTTAAATTCCCTACATTTTTATACACTTTCATATATTCACTACTTCTTTTCATAGCTGAATGCGCTGAGGTCGTGCAatgaaataattaatatgtcAGTTGATGCAGCTGCTCTATTGGAACGTGCATCTCTATTCATGTGTCTGTGAGGTCTTCAACAAATGACTGTACAGTGACAGAAGCCTTCAGTAAATCACTGGAGATTTTGTATCTGGCTCCTCTTTTGAACCATATAACTCAATAGAGCTTTTGTCCCTCTCCAGTTCGGTCAAGCATGAGCACGAGATCCAAATATAAGCACATTTCTGCAGGAGCCATGAATGGAGAAATAAATATAGTTCATGTGCAAGcagaaaaagcagaagacatttGCAGTGTGGTTAATAAGAATGCATAGACAACTGGAAATGCCGTGCATGCTCTAAATTTAATTCTGTGTCTGATGCGACATAGCAGTTTATAAATACGAAAATGagcttaaagggttggttcatcCAGAAATGTAAATTAGCCTATgaattactcatcctcaagtcatACTATgtgtatatgaatttcttttattttcagacTAATCCAaactgagttatattaaaaattgtctttgatcttccGAGCTGTCACCCGGCGGGTGTTgtagtgcatcagtccaaaagaagtgaaataaagtgcatccaaacagttaattttaaaatatatatatttttttatataactccgattggatttgtcaagaaagtcatatacactagGATTCCCTGAAGGTGAGTAATTCAtgggattattttatttttgggtgaactaaccctaatGACTCAAATAAGCTAGCTGACCTGTTGTTTCTGTGGCCAAGCTGTTAGCTAATCAGACAATTTCTGATTCCCCAAAATGTCCCCTCTTTTCTTTTGCCTTATTCTATAAACCAAATGCTAAAGTACGGTGTTCCAATGTGACTGGGATGTGATACATTTACAGTAtgttatatacaatattattatatataaaataatgctttTCTTTCCAGTTTTATTGCTTAATTTACACTTTCACTGCTGACAGAACACACCAGATTCAACTCGTTTGattcaagtaaataaaatgtgttctttAGTGGTCTGTTGCACACCCAAACAGGCGGTTAAACTGCCTCAGCAGCCGAGGTGGCTGTGTTTGTTGGGCCAGCTCGCCTTATTGTCGTCAGCTGCTGTGGTTATGTGTATTTCAGGGCATCACAGTGGGTGTTAGCCAGGGCCATATCCAGAGAGAGGGAAAGCCTCACTGCTGTCATCCCACACACTACTGCCCCTGCAATTTACTTGATTTAACTGCATGTGCCGTGTAATTACGAGGGACTGGAGCCACAGTGATGAGTGTGCAATTCTCTCTTCTTCCTCTCACAGTCCATGTTATCCCAGCCGGCAAACCAATGGAGGAACTGTGGAGTCTGTTTGAAGGTAAGCCACAAAGCTGTTCAACCATATTGTGTTggaccaaaaacaaaacaaaaaaagtgttgcTAAACATGTTTCAGATGCAGTAAATAGTCTAATAGTAATGGAAGGAATGTCCAAAAATGTCtgtattgtttgttttaaatgtttgtacTGGTTTCTTTAACCCGCTCTCGCTGGATTTCTGACCATTACTGCCTGCTCCCACAAACATTCTATTATTGAATTCAATTTCACACATCATGCTGGATTCAGGGTTGCCAAATAAATCTTGAGAAGGGTTGATAGTTTCCCACGGGTTAAAGGTTTGAACTAGTGCATAGattacatttgactgaaatgcttgtattgaaaCATTTCAGATATGGTCATTGCGCTACTTTCGTGGCTCTTTGAACCCCCTTAAACCCAACAAATCTTAATTACTAATCACTCAAGTATTACCAAGTCTTCAGTAACTACTATTGATCTGGAGATtcatttaaaagtgtaaaatgtttttcattttaatgtactgGTCCAGATCtattattaacttatttatgACAAAATTTCCATTATTCACCAAATCTGAATTGAGGTTTGGCATCTATGCCATTAAATGTCACTGGCTGTTCTGTGTTTCTTGACATCAAACCGGCTTATACTGGATAACCTTTAAAAGGCATGAGTAAATACCTCAATACAAggtgtttttatgtgttgttaCTGGTGTGTCATGTCTATATTTTCTCTGCAGTAAACATACAGTATGCATTCATTACCGCTGCATtaagtgtattgtgtgtgtgtgtgtttcagatgtgtATCTATGTGCTGTGTTGGTGTGCTGTGTCGGGCTCTTGTGCATGTGTATGTTCACTATAGTTGTGAGCTGTCAGTATCTGACGAGGAAGAGACGATTGAAAGGTATGGTTCTCGCTGTTGGTGATATAAAATAGTCTGGTAACAGTAAAGAAGTAGTTCGatccaaaaaattaaattctCTGAAGGTTAACTCACCCTTAGGCTATCCAaaatatgagtttgtttcttcatcaggtttggagaaatgcagcactgcatcagtgtctcatcgatggatgctctgcagtgaatgggtgccgtcagaatgagagtctgataaaaacatcccaataatccacagcactccagtccatcagtgaacatctggagaagacaaaacctgaaacaaatccATATGATATATTCGTTTAGAACTGTTTTAGATGTTTTGGCTTGTAATCAGTGCTCCATCTGTGcaaatttctctcctgattcagacgagacaatATTATGGAAAAAGGAATACAGATAAAACGtcttaaaaactgtttttgtttctaacaaacatgcagctttcaaTATGGATGGAGTTctgtggatcacttgtggattattgtgatgtttttatcagactctcattctgacggcacccattcactgcagagcatccattgatgagacactgatgcaatgctacatttctacaaacctgatgaagaaacaaactcatcctaatcttgtaTGGCCCAAGAATGAGgatattttcagcttttttaaatgaactattccTTCAGCATGTTAATGATGCTCGTGTAATGATCTTAATCATATAAGATGCTCATCAACACTTACTTTTTGCCAGAAAACTATCATTTGGTCAAGAGTCCGCAGAACAGgtgagaaaacataaaaaaaatgtctaattgCATATGAGAAGGCCATTCTTCTTCACAAACTGAAGCTGTGTTCATGTGTGTCCAGTTCAGGCGAGACGGTCACTAGTGTGGTCAGTCTCTCTCCAGCTCTTCCCAAGAAGATGAGAAagtataagaaaaataaaagtgtggAGCAGCCAGACATGCCACCAGAGATACCGGCTAAAGGTGGAGTAACATTCCCAAAATGACCTCTGTGTGTCACCGTACATTATTTCTAGTTTAATAGCTAATATATTCCAATATTGCATCTCAGCCCCTATTGCAGACAAAATTCGAAAGCCGAAGCTTTTAAAACCTCAGCCCAGAAAAGTGGTTTTGGTAAGTTACATAAATGAAATACACAGAAAGATATAATTTGTACTGCAGAACTGCCAGTTGTTgtagttaatatttgtttaatgtgagCTGTAACTCTGCTGATGTCCTGATCCAACAGCCCAGAATTACAGAAGAGAGTCTGACGTACGCTGAGCTGGAGCTGATGAAGCCGCTGCCCGAAGCCAAAACTGCCACCACAGGAACAGTGTACGCTCAGATATTCTTTGAGCACAAGCCTGTGTAGCATTACATTCTCTTGGAGGaaactttatttataataacacaACGTTGATTTTATTCGTCACcatttttctgatgttttatacATGCAACATTAAGTGAATTGCacatattgtatatgtatattctTTACTTTCTAAGTTGTTCTAtctgtgacaaaaaaataaaaataaataaataataataatatttagcaaaacCAAATCACTGTCATGCGAAAACTGCATTCTGTAACTAAAAGGCACATAAACACAGTAAGCAATCGTTCTGAGACATTATGTGAAGATTATGTAGGTAAATACACCAACAAATATTAACCATTTGAATTCATACAAGCTGTTAATAAACTAATTATTTATATGAGGATATTTTGCACAAATGAAAAACGTGGAAATCTTTTtaggaatgttctgggttcaatGCAGATTCATCTCTGAAAAGCTTCTGTGGTCTGCACTGGAT encodes:
- the LOC113112060 gene encoding V-set and transmembrane domain-containing protein 4-like isoform X2, whose translation is MKISAVLTALLTNVLCGNVCSAINVTVTPSPFTVVAEGENITLTCQVTQRRRSASLPVVRWMFQPESGGEEMLVARVNMQRAKFYGNYTKSFSKPKMKLTVVKQGKIFNLLIMNISEKDRGLYSCRVQEFKMHQERWKASTNSSASTHLQVHVIPAGKPMEELWSLFEENYHLVKSPQNSSGETVTSVVSLSPALPKKMRKYKKNKSVEQPDMPPEIPAKAPIADKIRKPKLLKPQPRKVVLPRITEESLTYAELELMKPLPEAKTATTGTVYAQIFFEHKPV
- the LOC113112060 gene encoding V-set and transmembrane domain-containing protein 4-like isoform X1; the encoded protein is MKISAVLTALLTNVLCGNVCSAINVTVTPSPFTVVAEGENITLTCQVTQRRRSASLPVVRWMFQPESGGEEMLVARVNMQRAKFYGNYTKSFSKPKMKLTVVKQGKIFNLLIMNISEKDRGLYSCRVQEFKMHQERWKASTNSSASTHLQVHVIPAGKPMEELWSLFEDVYLCAVLVCCVGLLCMCMFTIVVSCQYLTRKRRLKENYHLVKSPQNSSGETVTSVVSLSPALPKKMRKYKKNKSVEQPDMPPEIPAKAPIADKIRKPKLLKPQPRKVVLPRITEESLTYAELELMKPLPEAKTATTGTVYAQIFFEHKPV